The following coding sequences are from one Kwoniella bestiolae CBS 10118 chromosome 2, complete sequence window:
- a CDS encoding ATP-dependent RNA helicase DBP9, whose product MSSSKSAQPADALLDNELSFSEPPFSTQLDPRILAALADLKFAHPTLVQAKAIPLLLDGKDVLARARTGSGKTAAYVVPAIQRILEAKASLSPASPEYQTTRVIFLVPTKELALQVSTFVKSSTKYCEGLVGCVNVAAGGASVQRVLLNDNPDIIISTPTKLLSLLQSKSISLAQLCFLAIDEADLLLSYGFKDDLTRIMDPTSGWIPRLGVQGCLMSATLSEDIDGVKGLVLRNPAILTLSEPATSSSLLTQHYTMTSERDKFLLIYVLLKLKLIRGKSIIFVNDVERGYRVKLFLEQFGVKCCVVNSELPLSSRYHVVEEFNRGVYDVIVATDEGTGADAQEPVEGEEDEEEEEVTEDQEEEEAEGEESKNAEAGPSSSKRARASSPPKATSGPGKRRKIDSTSSLARGIDFTAASSVINFDLPPTSTSYMHRIGRTARAGHSGLSLSFVVPREKWGKDRNVSVKSAEKDEIVWEKIKDRVKRDSGSEIKEWDWNRKEIEGFRYRMEDALKSVTGKRVQEARREEVKRELLNSEKLKAHFAANPLDLSYLRHDTPLHPARQQTHLKHVPNYLMPKIAALPTGTGDVSDGAHIGYSKRGRGGGGGFRGRGGAGGRGGRGGRGGGKKVDPLKFKG is encoded by the exons ATGTCTTCCTCAAAGTCTGCTCAGCCAGCCGATGCCCTCCTGGA TAACGAACTATCATTCTCCGaacctcccttctccacccagCTCGATCCCCGTATATTAGCAGCCTTAGCGGATCTCAAGTTCGCTCATCCAACTCTGGTGCAAGCCAAGGCTATCCCATTACTTCTAGATGGGAAAGATGTTCTCGCTAGAGCAAGGACAGGAAGTGGTAAAACTGCTGCTTATGTCGTTCCTGCCATTCAAAGGATATTAGAGGCCAAGGCC AGTCTCTCTCCCGCTTCACCTGAATATCAAACCACCCGAGTCATCTTCCTTGTACCCACCAAAGAGTTAGCTCTACAAGTATCCACCTTCGTTAAGAGCTCTACGAAGTACTGCGAAGGCTTGGTAGGTTGCGTGAACGTTGCAGCTGGCGGTGCAAGTGTACAGCG TGTTCTACTAAACGATAATCccgatatcatcatctcgaCCCCAACCAAGCTCTTATCACTCCTCCaatccaaatccatctcGCTCGCTCAGCTGTGTTTCCTAGCTATTGACGAGGCGGATCTACTGCTTTCTTATGGGTTTAAAGATGACCTGACTAGGATCATGGATCCCACTTCTGGTTGGATACCTCGTCTAGGTGTTCAGGGGTGTCTGATGAGTGCCACGCTGAGTGAGGATATCGATGGAGTCAAAGGTCTAGTCCTGAGGAATCCA GCAATCTTGACCCTATCCGAACCAGCtacttcctcatccctcctcacGCAGCATTACACCATGACCTCCGAACGTGATAAGTTCCTTCTCATCTACGTtctgctcaagctcaagttGATAAGAGGGAAATCGATCATCTTTGTCAACGACGTAGAAAGAGGGTACAGAGTGAAATTATTCTTAGAGCAGTTCGGGGTGAAATGTTGTGTGGTGAATAGTGAATTGCCCTTGTCGAGTCGATATCACGTTGTGGAAGAGTTCAATAGAGGGGTGTATGACGTGATTGTAGCTACGGATGAGGGGACTGGAGCAGATGCGCAGGAACCtgtcgagggagaggaggacgaagaagaagaagaagtaactgaggatcaggaagaggaggaagcagagggagaggagagtaAAAACGcagaagctggaccatcctcttcgaaaCGAGCCCGagcatcttcaccaccaaaAGCAACATCCGGTCCGGGTAAACGACGTAAGATCGATTCGACATCCTCCCTTGCGCGAGGAATAGACTTCACCGCCGCCTCGTCCGTCATCAACTTCGATCTCCCGCCCACCTCCACATCATATATGCACAGGATCGGTCGAACTGCCCGAGCGGGTCATTCGGGCTTGTCTCTGTCTTTCGTTGTACCTAGAGAGAAGTGGGGGAAAGATAGGAACGTATCTGTGAAATCTgctgagaaggatgagattgttTGGGAGAAGATAAAAGATCGTGTGAAGAGGGATAGTGGGTCTGAGATCAAGGAGTGGGATTGGAATAGGAAGGAGATAGAGGGGTTCAGGTATAGGATGGAGGATGCGTTGAAGTCTGTCACGGGGAAGAGAGTGCAGGAAGCTAGGAGGGAGGAGGTTAAGAGGGAGTTGTTGAATAGtgagaagttgaag GCCCACTTCGCAGCCAACCCCTTGGATCTCTCTTATCTCCGACACGACACCCCCCTCCATCCAGCAAGACaacaaacccacctcaaacATGTGCCCAACTACTTGATGCCTAAGATAGCAGCCCTGCCAACAGGTACAGGAGACGTGTCGGACGGTGCGCATATTGGTTATTCGAAAcgtggtagaggtggtggtggtgggttcaGGGGAcgtggtggtgctggtggaaggggtgggaggggtggaagaggtggagggaagaaggttgatccGCTTAAATTCAAGGGATAG